aataattttataacaaaaaaagtatggcaaaaaaaattttttttttaaatttacacgtagaaattttaaaaagtaaaaaatgtcattttttttaaataattttttgagacaaatttttttgttaaaaaaaattaaaaaattgtcaagtgactgctaactttaaagtcataattttaaattaaagtatttttacaTACCTGGTGTATTGCGTAaaaagtaataacaataatacaataatataatggTACGTCACCATTATTGACGAAAGACGGTGTAACCCAAACTAAACCAGCAGCAACTAGCCCAAATGCtaatctataaaataaattgattaatttagtagttaagttaaatatttgatgtcgataatgattgaaataattttttaaatttacctaTACGGCATCGCCTTCAAGTAAATATCCATTGGACGTGGTCCTAATGTATATTTAGATACTACACAAGATAAAATAATCTGCATTGGTATCAATGGCACAGccattaatgttaatttttcttttggtaCTCCAGCATCGACAAGTTTCAATCCTGTTACTGCGTCACAAGCGGAAAATCCAAtctgtttaataaaattatttattttttattttaaattgtttataactaaaaaaaatattgatattttattttttaaccttggtagttaataaaattaatgctgTAGTTTTAATTGACGGTAGCTTTATCGTACACCAGAGTAAATGATAAGCGTGtttgatatttgtgaaaaaatcttCACTTTTAACATGTTTTTCGTCTACTTCGTGCTTTAGTATCGCAACTAGTGTCGTTGCAGCAATAAATATCCATCcccaaaagtataaaaatccttttaaataacataaaataaaatattaaattttgattatttgtGATCAATGATCATATTGAAGGTTTTATTACCAGGTAGTGTTAAAATTCCTTGATCAGAAGGTTCGGAACGTAGATAGCTATTGCAAAGTGTTGGAGATTCCaaagcaataaataaaacataaccCAGGAAATATCCTGCCGTTTGACCAACGCTATTACAAGTTGATGCGTATCCTACATTTTgtctataaataataaaaatatgtcaaaggatttaattatatttaataaaacttaaataaattaccttTTTAACATTGTCAATGCCCAACCATCGACAGCTATATCCTGCGTTGCTGCTAGGAcatttagagtaaaaaataaaattgtaagtaATCCTATATTTGGTGCTTCAGTATCTGAACCCAACCAGTCTTGTACACAACCAGATAAATACAACATAAAAATACCCATCGCATATTGAGTAGGTATTAACCACGTCTTACGACGTCCGAATCTACGTGAGTAAATAGCATCTACTATTGGTGCCCATAGTAATTTTAATGAGAATGGCCATTGTACAAAACTAAATTCAgcctgaaaaaatataaaacttttatGTAATGTAACTGCCAGCTGTTTACATTTGAGAGTAACTTGCGTGAAAGAAAGTTGTTGTttgttagttattaataatttttaataacttatttaaaattagacATTTGATTATCTGCAAGTTCTCGATGGTTTGACTTAATTTAGACGAATAATATTTGCAAAATTTGAACATGAATCTGCTATGTAATGATCAGAGTGTTGACAATGTTTTGACAGACTTTTTCAaggtatttttttgacatgatattaatttattatattaactctattaattttataacttttgtaatttttgttgtttacataatttattgtatattaatttttttatattgtctGTCTGTTGTCAGATACCTGAGGATGTCGGAATAAAATCGACGAAACGtcgtatatatgaaaataaataattaaaactgatTACTTTGGTCTTTTCACCTGATTACTTCCTACATTATTTAATCTACAAAACCTGAAGAATTTGATAATggataaaacttttattctaacactaaagtttaatttttgcaCATTTCTGCAAACTGTCACTTCAATATGTTGACATCATCAaactaattttgttaataaacttaattattttttaaaaattaactttaccTGTTGTTTATAAGAAATATGTCTATTCTGAAGGATCATTGGCATTGCACTACAAAGACCTAACGGAATGccttgtaataaatataaaaaaaggaGTAATGCAATATTTCCTTCATCACCACGAATATCACTGTCTTCAGCAATATTTGAATCTACCACCTGTCCATTCTCTGAATCTTCTTTATCTATTTTACGCTTCATATTTATTCtcaaacttaattaaaaatctgaaaCAAATATTCAGTAAATGAAAAACTGATTcacagaaaataaataaataatattataagtaaataatgtaccttaaaaaaaactaccgAAGACGAATAATCACAATTTGTACTTTAAAATAGCatccgtaaaaaaaaataacaaattatcaaagaaaataattaaatcgttTGATTTCTAGCTTAATCATCATCATTGTTGTTGTCACATATGATAACCTATTGTCGTAGAgaattaaaacctgaaaaataacaatatttataaaatgatttggagttaatttatcacaaataaatgttaatttttaagtaacaaCGTAACATACTAATAAAAGTTggtatattaattgttaattgatttttacacGTGAACATTAAGTATGACTGatggaataaaatgtaatattgTTTGTGTACCTATGTTATAAATGTTTGtataataatgatagtgaTAAAGAACTAAAGTCAAAAGCTAAACTGCCACGTTGTTGTATTGGTACGTGGTCGAATAAGAAAGCACTGGCGCTAAtatctcatttttttattccctCTATTCATTCTCTCTTTTCACTAGCTTTGCTCATCACACATCCATATATTGCCGCACACACACGTCAACCCACACAATCACTAGCTGCTTCACACATACACAACACATCTCCAGCTGGTCTTTTCGTAGTCAGAACTTAGAAGCACTCGTCATTTTCCAACACAACCATACACAACAATTACACATCGCACTAGTTACTTGCAGTACACTCTACTCTGTACAGCTCGTGGGTGAGCTGTGACatcttgataataaaaataatatttttttttccttatcaGGCCATCgagtattaattttatttctaactactaaaaaaatagtttaactACAGTAATAGGTGCCAAAAATTACCAACAAATAATATGTGTGTAAAAAAGTAGATAATACTTGTACTtggatattaaaatatattttttgatgagCCAAGGTCCGTTGACATATCACAAATTATTGCACTGTACAGTAGAAGGTAAATAtgtcattgttttttttttttttttttttttttaattattaaatactcATTAATTATATCCATAGTCATTAAATAATAGTCATAGtactgataataattattcaatttatattacatTGTATCATATGCTATCATAATAGAcgtaatgtattttttaagaaataaaattttgacctTATTGCTTGTATGTATGCAAGTACatgtattaatgaaaaaaaatcgttgAATGTTTCACGCGATTGATTTGTCAAGTGGATAAGAAAAGTAATCTactgtttaaataataataatgctgtttaaaataaaacatggcACTCCTTGTAAATCGTGAGTCACGCGTCATTGTTTCATTTATTGCACTtaaatattgtattatattaattattttatccagTGAGAtgagttaacaaatattttattatttttataggtACATAAGTATTAATAATGTCAGCACCACCACCTCCACCGCCGCCAACGTTTAATATAGCAAACGCAGCTGGTGGTGACCAAGGCAGAGGTTTATTATTACAGTCAATAAGAGCtggaaaaagtttaaaaaaaacagttaCTGTTGACAAGAGCGCTCCTTGTATAAATGGTAAAATTATCATCgtttatttcataattgtaCTTTAgtgttttttcttttctatgtaaaataactttcattttttttttctcacagGTAAAGTGAAGAATGGCCCCACGGCTGCAGTCAGTTCATCAGCTGGAAACAGTAACAGTTTCATTAGCAACGGTGGTAGCAATAGCAATAACAGCAGTCCAGCTCCGCTGGCTCTTGGTGGACTGTTTGCTGGGGGTATGCCAAAGTTGAAGCCCACTGGCTTACGCAGTACCATTGTAGAAAGAGATTCACCAGCGTCATTACCAGTTTCAACTGGATCGAGTCCATCGCCGGTTGTTACTAATAGCAataccattattaataataatagtaacaacaacaacagcagcacAATGAAACGTGGACCACCTCCTGTTCCACCTCCTGCAGCTCAAAAGCCTCAAATATCATTACcacaagtaaatatttatttgacgatctaattagcaattggtctaactccttattttttagagggtgattatTAAACATTCTCGTGTAgtaatagtccaattataaattatttgaatgatccaaaccaaaatattatacctctataagatattatattgttttttaaagtgataataaattttgaatcaattgttttttcgtacaaatggaagattctctaaaatggagttagataATTTGCCAATTAGAACGTCGTATTGATcacccccatgaaaaaaaaaaaatataaaaaatacattttaaatatattaaatatctataaaaaatatataaatatataaaaaatatgtatagtaaatatatttttaataactaagttttagccgattttcatatatattttagatatattttagatatattcaaaatatatcttaatatgcataaaaaatacataggttaaaatataaaaaaaatatattttgaatatatctagaatatattttaaatatataaaacatatatgaaaatcggccaaaagttagttattaaaaatatatttactatacatattctatatacatttatatattttttatagatttttaataaatttaaaatatattttttacgtatttcgacatatatttttttttttcatgggggcaATGTCATCTGATACAATGTacagattaaataataattgttatttttaattatcagtcATCGT
This genomic interval from Cotesia glomerata isolate CgM1 linkage group LG1, MPM_Cglom_v2.3, whole genome shotgun sequence contains the following:
- the LOC123275052 gene encoding acetyl-coenzyme A transporter 1; this encodes MKRKIDKEDSENGQVVDSNIAEDSDIRGDEGNIALLLFLYLLQGIPLGLCSAMPMILQNRHISYKQQAEFSFVQWPFSLKLLWAPIVDAIYSRRFGRRKTWLIPTQYAMGIFMLYLSGCVQDWLGSDTEAPNIGLLTILFFTLNVLAATQDIAVDGWALTMLKRQNVGYASTCNSVGQTAGYFLGYVLFIALESPTLCNSYLRSEPSDQGILTLPGFLYFWGWIFIAATTLVAILKHEVDEKHVKSEDFFTNIKHAYHLLWCTIKLPSIKTTALILLTTKIGFSACDAVTGLKLVDAGVPKEKLTLMAVPLIPMQIILSCVVSKYTLGPRPMDIYLKAMPYRLAFGLVAAGLVWVTPSFVNNGDVPLYYCIIVITFYAIHQFASTSMFVASMAFFAKISDPAVGGTYMTFLNTLCNLGGNWPATAALWFVDTLTWRSCSTDPANDCSTSVEREQCEIGSKGTCLTVLDGYYIESILCVIVGYLWFKWGRRKINYLQLRPMSAWKVIPQKS